CATAGAAGATAAAAAGTTTTCCTGAGTTGTCTGTGACTCTTGGGGTTCTGCTCCAAATTTAATGCATGGTGGCGGCGCAACACGCAATGTGGCCACATGGCGCGTGCTGATTGAGGGCGTTAATGgcatgacccttgggtttcccgctatttttcagtttccttggatttttggtttcaaaacttttcttttccttcactttaatttttgctCTGAGTATTATTTTTCTCGTTTATTCCTGCGATTGCTCCCACCTTGCTCCGGCGACGTTTCTCTTCGAATTTTCCTGGCTTTAATCGTTTTACTCTTCAAGGTATGCTACTCTTTTATTCCTCTTATGTTCCCCTTTCCTCAATAATCTTCCTATGAGttcctgatttttcttttgccccttgcttttgttgtttttttgtgtttgatttttgggtttttaggatTGTATTCCCTTTTCATGGTCAGTTCTGCTGAGGTTAGGGTAGCTTGCCCCTcggtctctttcttttttgctcgctTAAGGGCGGCTTTGGGTGTTTCCGGTGACTTTTTCCCTTTCGTTGGGAACTATATTTTTGAAGGTTGTGGGTTGAGTGTACTTTTAGGGGAACTATCTCCAATATTAGGCCAGTCACTTGCTTGGTTTGAGGGTGAAACGAAGAGGATGTCGGAGGTGAGATCTAGCGAACTAGAAACTGGGTTGTCGTCCAGCGAAGGCCCGGTGGAGGGTGATATGGCCGTCTCCGTCCCTCGTCCGGTTAGGGCTTTTTACGCCCTTGGGGAGGAGTGTGGGCTGGACGCTGACACCGTGGCTAGGTTCAAGGATAGATTTCAGTTTCCTGCGTGGGTCCGTGTTCGTCGGCCCGATACTAAGGATCAGGCCTGCCACTTCTTCCCTGGTGAAGTATGCTTCTACGAAGCTGCTTTCACTTGTGGGCTTAGACTACCCGTCCATCCGTTGGTGATGGAGCTTTTGGGTTATCTTAGTATTACTCCCAGGCAACTTATGCCCAATTCCTAGAGGATAGTGATCAACTGTATGGAGATATGGTTGGCCACTAACGAGGACATGATCAAGGTGAGTGAGTTCGTTTACCTTTATCGTCTAAAAGAGTCAAAATAGTATGGGTATTATGAGCTAGTCCCTTGGACGAGGAGGACTAGAATCGTCAAGGGTTTAGCCTCGTCATTCAGGTACTGGAAGTCTCGTTTCTTTTTTATGTCCGGGGACGATTTTGAGACCCCTTCTAGCGAggcttggggtgatatcccaaggttactccgtcggtggggaaccccaaaCTTAGGTGCGTCAATGTTTCTCCTTGTTTGTTAATCTTCATCTTGCATATGTGGTCGTCCTTAACCCCTTTGGTTATTTTTCTTGGCAGTTAAAAGACGCCCCAAGTTAAAGAGCAAGTACGAGGGTCGTATTGAGAAGGCGATAGAATACGCCAAAACGATTGAAAGTTGGGAGGATCTCGTGGACCCACGGACGCTTGCATTCTATTGCTTAGGCCCGGACCCATCTCCCTACGTCTTGCGCAGCATCAATattgaggaaaagaagagtaaGTATTGACTTCGTCAGTATTGATTTTCTCGTGTGTACTTGGAtctctgagtttttttttttgtttttttgtttttttattttttattttttataaagaaatgaCGACCAGGTTTAACAAGGACATGTACGCTAAGATGAGGTCCAAGAAGGACAAACCTTTGGCGAATATTGGGAAGAAGGTGGTCCGTATCACGGGGAAGGGTCCGTCCGTTCCCCGAGCTACAGACGCCACTCCCATCGTCTCTAGAGTTAAGAACGTACGAACGGCTTCTCCGGCTACCTCGGTTGAGGAAATCCCTACCCCTTCCTCCAAAAGGCAACGAGTGTCGGGTAAGGAGAAGGAGAAAATGGGTTCGTCCGTCTGGGATGACGAGGGTGTGGCCGTGGAGTGGGCACACGGTGTTGTGAATGCTGAGGACCTCAAGGTCTTTTTTGGAGTGCCCCTTAATGTAGTTGCGAGTCAGCACGTGCACAGGATCGTCCAAGTAAAAACACTTCTGCATTCTCTTTGTTCCccttacatatattttttttactgacgGACTTAGTTTCCTTCATCAGGTGTTGGGGGAGAGCCTTCACCTTGCTTCGGAGTGCCTTACTCAAGAGGCTAAAGTGGCGTCTCTAGCATCCAAGATGGAGGCTTTGGAGAAGGAGAACTCCACATTGAAGAAGAAGCTCATCGATTCAATGGATGAAGTTGCCACTCTGTAGGAAAACGTCAAGGCCTTGAATGCCAATCTTAGGGTTGAGCATTAGCTAAAACTTGAGAAGGACGACCAGCTTCAGGCGGCCAAAGAAAAGCTTAAAACCATCGCTGCTAGGTTCGTTGAAGTCTTCCAGCAAACTGAGGAGTACTCGACAGTGCTCTTCAGTTAGTACTTTAAGGGCTTCAAGCTCCTACGGAGGTACCTTGTCAAGCATCCTACTGGAGTTGACCTGCCGAGCCTGGACCTTGAAGTGGTGGATTAAGAGATGGCTGTGGACGAGGCTGCCCAGACTTCGGCCCCTGAAGGTGATGCCCCTGGTGATTCCCTCCCATCTGGTGACGTTCCTGCTGCTGACGATCTTTCTGCTGACGTTCCTACTGATGCTCGGACCTGACACTTGTGTAAAATTTTATCTCGTTGTGTATGCCCTttatgttttgggctttttgatagcatttttttttattaatctatTTTGAGAACAATGTTTCTTGGCCCAGTGTTTTATGggtctttagaaagaaaaaggataattGCCCGCtgtttttgggctttaattGACTTTATGATTTCACACTTACCTGCTTGAATGATTGTGCTTTTGTTGGTACCTGACATGTTTGTGGTGTTTTGAGTTCATCCATACCTTGAACTTAGCATAAATTTCTTAGTTGTGATCTCTCCATTTGTCAATGACTCGTTACTTACTCATGACCATTTAGAAGGGCTTGGATACAGCctgagttttgttttgatttgttgcaaggtttttgtaccttttctttttccccttttttttttttttttttgtgtgtgtggattCGTCGGTAGCCAGAATCCGTCAAGCGGGATCTTGTCAATTGCACCTGCTAAAGGATTGTGCCTGCGTCAGTGGCTTGTTCCCGTCAAGGCGGGGTCTTATTACTTGACTTATACTCATTCAAGGGATATTTGTTGCATTTATGGCTTCGTTAGTgacttacatccgtcaaagcggaatcttatcacttagccattttttggtgacgtACATCTAtctaaggaatcttgtcacttagccattttttggtgacctacatccatttaaggaatcttgtcacttaggcgtcgtcagtgatttacatccgtcttggcggaattttatcacttagcTTTTATATGCCTTATACCCGTTGGAGGGAtcgttagtaacttacatccgtcaaggcgaaatcttgttacttagcttTTATATGCTTTATACCCGTTGGAGggatcgtcagtaacttacatccgtcaaggcggaatcttgttacttagcttTTATATGCCTTATGATTTACTAGACCTGCTTACATAAAGACATTAGaggaataattcttttattaactTCAAGAATGAACATATCCATTTGTTATATCTACTGtggtacttttttaaatgctcaatgttccatggttGAGGAAGTCTTTGTTTGTCCATGGTTTCCAGGTGGTAACTACCTTGTCTTGAGTAGTGAATGACTCGGTAAGGCCCTTCCCACGTGGGACCCAGCTTTCCTTGGGTAGGGTATTTAGTTGCTGTGGTGGTCTTGCGCAGGACGAGGTCTCCTATGTCCAGTCGTCTAAGCTTAACCCTCTTATTGTAGTATTCGACCACCTTCAGCTAGTACTTCGTCATCTTGCTGGAGGCATTGTCTTTGACTTCGTCCAGACAGTCCAAGTTGAGTCGTAGTTCATCGTCATTGCACTCTTCGTTGAATGTCCCTCGTCTGACGCTTGTTACTCCCGCTTCGACCGAGATTACTGCTTCTgtgccataggtaagcctgaaggggGTCTTTCCTGTTGGGTTTCTTGCTGTGGTTCTGTAAGCCCACAGGACATTAGGTAATTCTTCTGGCCAGGCACCCTTCGCATCGTCCAGCTTggttttgataatcttgagcagcgtTCGATTCGTTGCTTCCGTCTGTCTGTTTGCTTAGGGATGCCCTAGGGACGAAAACTGATTCTTGGTTCCAAGGTTTGAACAGAAGTCTCTGAAACCTTGGCTGTCGAACTACCTCCCATTATCTGATATAATCGTcaagggaatcccgaacctgtagattatattcttccacacaaagctCCGAATTCTTGCCTCGATGATCGTTGCTAGAGCCTCTGCTTCAatccattttgtgaagtaatcaatagcAACTAGTAGGAActttacctgacctttaccttggggtaGTGGACAGACGATGTCGatcccccattgtgcaaatggccacggggAGGATTTCGTCGTCAGTTTCTCTACAGGAAGCTGTTGTATATTCCCGTATCACTGGCACTTGTCACACTTCTTGACGATTTCAACCGCGTCCACCTGCATAGTCGGCCAGAAATAACCTGTTCGTATTACCTTGTTTACCAGGGATCTAAGGTCGGCATGGTCGCCGCAAACTCCTGCATAGATCTCTTCCAGTATGTATCTAGCTTCTTCCTCGTCTACGCACTTCAAGTAAGGCatggagaagcctctcttgtataagGCGTCATTAAGGATCGTGAACCTGGCCGCCCTCTTCTTGATCCTTTTAGCTTCTTCTGTGTTTTGAGGGAGGTGCCCGTCCTGAAGGAAAGATATTATGGGTGTCATCCAACCGTTTGCGCTCTGGATGAAAAATGTTGGGATCTCTTCAATACTGGGGTGTTTCTGGATTTCCATCGCCAAATCCATGCTAATCTCTTTTTCTGACGATGTTAGCTTCGAGACTCCGTCTGTCCCCATATTCTGACTTCTTGGGATCTACACGAACTCCACTCTATCGAACTCCTGAGTCAGATGTTTCGTCAGCCTaaggtatttctgcatcctttcttccttcGCTTCGTACTCCCCTTTGATCTGCCCGATTACCAGCTTTGAATCATTTTGGATTAACAGGTTCTTAGTTCCAAATGCCTTACCAAGCCTCAATCCCGTCAGTATCCCCTCGTATTCAGCTTTGTTGTTAGTAGCTGAAAATTTCAGTTGAACCCATATTTGAGCATCTCTCCGTCAGGGGTGGTTATGacgacccctactccccccCCTCCTttgggctgacgaaccatcaGTTTGTATTGTCCATCTCTCAACTATGTCGATAAGGCTGTCTTCGTCTGGAGGTgtgaactctgcgatgaagtccGCTAGAGCTTGCGCCTTGATTGCTGTTCTGGGATGGTACTCGATGTCGAATTGACTAAGTTCAATTGCCCACTGGACCATTCTTCCGGCTGCCTCAGGtttgttcattgatttcttgattGGTTGGTTCGTCATTACGAGGATGGGGTTTGCCTGAAAGTATTGTCTTAGCTTGCGCGAGGCTACTATTAATGCAAACGCGATCTTTTCAATCCGTGGATACCTGGACTTAGCCTCTTGGAAGGCCTGGCTGACGTAGTAAACTGGGAGCTGCTTCGTGCCTTCTTTTCTAATCAATGCTACACTCATTGCTGAAGCGGACACTGCCAGGTATAATTATAGGTCTTTCCCTTCTTTAGACGGGCTTAAGAGGGGTGGACTACTTAGGTAATATTTTAGTTCCTGGAACGCTGCTTCACACTCGTCGGTCCAGGCGAAAGCCTGCTTCAAGGTCTTGAAAAAGGGTAGGCACTTGTCTGTAGCTCTGGAGACGAACCTGTTCAAGgctgctatccttcctgtgagtTTCTGAACTTCCTTGATGGTCCTGGGTGACGCCATGTTGATTATAGCTTGCACTTTCtctgggtttgcttctattcctctttgtgacaccatgaatcccaagaacttcCTTGAAActaccccaaaaacacacttaCTTGGATTCAACCTCATCTGATATTTTTTGAGGGTGGCAAATGTTTTCTTCAGGTCATCCAGGTGT
The DNA window shown above is from Quercus lobata isolate SW786 chromosome 7, ValleyOak3.0 Primary Assembly, whole genome shotgun sequence and carries:
- the LOC115952157 gene encoding uncharacterized protein LOC115952157, whose translation is MGTDGVSKLTSSEKEISMDLAMEIQKHPSIEEIPTFFIQSANGWMTPIISFLQDGHLPQNTEEAKRIKKRAARFTILNDALYKRGFSMPYLKCVDEEEARYILEEIYAGVCGDHADLRSLVNKVIRTGYFWPTMQVDAVEIVKKCDKCQ